The following proteins come from a genomic window of Methanomassiliicoccales archaeon:
- a CDS encoding helix-turn-helix domain-containing protein, producing the protein MKEHLREKIAGDITLSNDPGKTIRKWREEFNISQQALARHLGISPSVISDYESGRRKSPGITIIKRIVDGLIEIDEKTGGHTIKKYTLGDKTDCIISMREFRTSIPVENFIKVIDGNNLTKGLPLVRDIHGYTIIDSMKAILSLSSFDYLKVYGWSSERALIFTGVKYGRSPMIAVRAHPLKPAMVCYHRPEHVDELAVRLAALEGIPLVKTDLPMQVLVDRLERLG; encoded by the coding sequence ATGAAGGAACACCTTAGGGAAAAGATTGCTGGGGACATCACCTTATCGAACGATCCTGGTAAAACGATAAGGAAGTGGCGAGAAGAATTTAACATATCACAGCAAGCCCTAGCGAGACATCTGGGGATCTCCCCTTCGGTGATCAGTGACTACGAGTCAGGAAGAAGAAAATCACCTGGTATCACGATAATCAAGCGGATTGTTGATGGTCTCATAGAAATCGATGAAAAAACCGGGGGACATACTATAAAGAAATACACTCTTGGAGACAAAACAGATTGTATCATTAGCATGCGAGAATTCCGAACGAGCATACCTGTTGAAAATTTCATAAAAGTAATCGATGGAAACAATCTCACCAAGGGGCTACCCCTTGTAAGGGATATCCATGGTTATACGATTATCGATTCCATGAAGGCAATATTATCTTTGAGTTCATTCGACTATCTCAAAGTATATGGCTGGAGTAGCGAGAGAGCGCTGATATTCACCGGCGTTAAGTATGGAAGATCTCCCATGATCGCAGTGAGGGCACATCCACTCAAACCGGCGATGGTGTGCTATCACCGACCGGAACACGTTGATGAACTAGCAGTCAGGCTTGCAGCGCTCGAGGGTATTCCCCTTGTGAAGACTGACCTCCCAATGCAGGTTCTTGTTGACAGGCTTGAACGCCTTGGCTAA
- a CDS encoding hydroxymethylglutaryl-CoA synthase has protein sequence MDVGIVSYGAYVPRYRITPQEIARIWGVDGEMMSRNLLIFSKSVPGPDEDTVTISVEAARNMLKRVSINPKEIGAIFVGSESHPYAVKPTGTIVAEAIEASPSLTAADYEFACKAGTAAIQTCMGMVGAGMIKYGVAIGADTSQGAPGDALEYAASAGGAAFLIGAKKIIAKINKTYSYTTDTPDFWRREGQPYPSHGGRFTGEPAYFKHIVNCGRELMKIQGTKAEDYDYAVFHQPNGKFPVRVAKQLGFNEAQIETGLLTPFIGNTYSGSVPLGIAAILDVAKPNERIFAVAYGSGAGSDGFDITVTPEIQRFRREAAPTVRQLVESKKFIDYATYAKFKGKIRIAGGMK, from the coding sequence ATGGATGTTGGAATTGTTAGTTATGGGGCGTATGTTCCTAGGTATAGGATAACCCCCCAAGAAATTGCCAGAATTTGGGGGGTAGATGGTGAGATGATGAGCAGGAATTTGCTGATTTTCAGCAAATCTGTACCTGGTCCTGATGAAGACACAGTAACGATTTCCGTGGAAGCTGCCCGCAATATGCTGAAGCGTGTTTCAATCAACCCTAAGGAGATTGGGGCGATTTTCGTTGGTTCTGAGTCCCATCCATACGCCGTTAAACCAACTGGAACGATAGTTGCAGAGGCAATTGAAGCATCACCCAGTCTTACAGCTGCAGATTATGAATTTGCATGCAAGGCAGGCACCGCTGCCATACAAACGTGCATGGGAATGGTTGGTGCTGGGATGATCAAGTATGGCGTGGCAATAGGGGCTGACACTTCTCAGGGAGCACCGGGCGATGCCCTTGAATATGCCGCATCAGCGGGTGGCGCTGCATTTCTCATTGGTGCCAAAAAAATCATTGCAAAAATCAATAAGACTTATTCTTACACAACGGATACGCCTGATTTCTGGCGAAGGGAAGGCCAGCCATATCCAAGTCACGGAGGGAGATTTACTGGTGAGCCAGCCTATTTCAAGCATATCGTCAACTGCGGAAGAGAACTTATGAAAATACAAGGTACAAAGGCTGAGGATTATGATTACGCCGTTTTCCATCAGCCCAACGGCAAATTCCCTGTTCGTGTTGCGAAGCAACTGGGATTTAATGAGGCACAGATCGAAACTGGGCTACTGACTCCGTTCATTGGCAACACTTATAGCGGTTCTGTCCCTCTTGGCATTGCCGCTATTCTTGACGTGGCAAAACCAAATGAGAGGATCTTTGCTGTTGCTTATGGGTCAGGAGCCGGTAGTGACGGCTTTGATATTACGGTAACACCAGAAATTCAGAGATTCCGTAGAGAAGCTGCGCCAACTGTGAGACAGCTTGTTGAGAGCAAGAAATTCATCGATTATGCCACTTATGCAAAATTTAAAGGAAAGATCAGAATCGCTGGAGGGATGAAATGA
- a CDS encoding Zn-ribbon domain-containing OB-fold protein encodes MSTARFWRENPSRYNMIAVRCNVCQKILFPPRSICPTCRRKSVGRLEEIKLRGEGEIYSFSVVHEAPAQLDKMKPYIVAIVEMDEGVKVTGQVIDCEPSEVRIGMRVRSTLRKLGEDGEAGVIHYGYKFVPAKPLQ; translated from the coding sequence ATGTCAACGGCTAGGTTCTGGCGTGAGAATCCCAGCAGGTATAATATGATTGCAGTAAGGTGCAATGTCTGTCAGAAGATCCTTTTCCCGCCCAGATCGATATGCCCTACCTGCCGCCGGAAGAGCGTGGGTAGACTTGAGGAAATTAAGCTGCGGGGCGAAGGTGAGATCTATTCCTTCTCAGTCGTTCACGAAGCACCAGCACAGCTAGACAAGATGAAACCTTACATCGTGGCGATAGTGGAGATGGATGAAGGCGTTAAGGTTACGGGACAAGTCATCGACTGCGAACCATCAGAGGTTAGGATTGGCATGAGGGTACGAAGCACGTTGAGGAAGCTCGGAGAGGACGGAGAGGCAGGAGTCATTCATTATGGATACAAGTTCGTACCGGCAAAGCCATTGCAATGA
- a CDS encoding thiolase domain-containing protein has product MREVAIIGVGDTKFGELWDLSFREIGIQAGLAAVYDANLSGDEIDAIYVGNMSAGRYIEQEHVGALIADYAGMANNHIPATRVEAAGASGGLALRQGYLAVASGLHDIVVVGGAEKMTDVGDLKAIDIQSSAADQQWECAFGATFASLHAMIARRHMHEYGTTREQIAHVAVKNHKHGSLNSKAQFQKEISIETVLRSPPVAEPLGMFDCAPISDGGAAVVLCPLEKAKKYTDTPIKIMASAQASDTLALHHRSDICRFEATRVAAEKAFKQAGVKPKDIDVAEVHDNYTISEILAIEDLGFFKKGEGGKATIEGETAIGGKIAVNTSGGLKARGDPIGATGVAQVVEIVAQLRGEAGKRQVNGAEIGLAHNVGGTGATVVIHILGVV; this is encoded by the coding sequence ATGAGGGAAGTTGCTATAATTGGAGTCGGGGATACGAAGTTTGGCGAACTTTGGGATTTATCATTTCGGGAAATTGGGATACAAGCAGGATTGGCTGCAGTGTACGATGCAAACCTTTCTGGTGACGAGATCGATGCGATCTATGTTGGGAACATGTCTGCTGGTCGATACATCGAGCAAGAACACGTGGGTGCGCTCATCGCAGATTATGCCGGCATGGCCAATAACCATATCCCAGCAACTAGAGTGGAAGCCGCTGGCGCATCAGGAGGTTTGGCTCTTCGTCAAGGATACTTAGCTGTAGCATCTGGTCTACATGACATTGTCGTAGTTGGTGGTGCTGAGAAGATGACGGATGTCGGTGATCTCAAGGCGATCGATATCCAATCATCAGCAGCTGACCAGCAGTGGGAGTGCGCCTTTGGGGCTACCTTTGCCTCTTTGCATGCAATGATTGCGAGAAGGCATATGCATGAATATGGTACCACGCGGGAGCAAATTGCCCATGTTGCTGTTAAGAACCACAAGCACGGCTCTCTTAATTCCAAGGCTCAATTTCAAAAGGAAATATCTATCGAAACAGTCCTGAGATCGCCGCCGGTGGCTGAGCCGCTGGGGATGTTTGACTGCGCACCGATTTCAGATGGCGGTGCGGCTGTTGTTCTTTGTCCTCTGGAAAAAGCGAAAAAATACACTGATACACCTATCAAGATAATGGCCTCTGCGCAAGCCTCGGATACGCTTGCCCTACACCATCGCTCAGATATTTGCAGATTTGAAGCCACGCGAGTAGCCGCCGAGAAAGCCTTCAAACAGGCGGGAGTAAAGCCTAAGGACATTGATGTTGCAGAGGTTCACGACAATTATACGATCAGCGAAATACTTGCGATTGAGGATCTAGGTTTTTTTAAAAAGGGAGAAGGGGGAAAGGCTACGATTGAAGGCGAGACAGCTATAGGCGGGAAAATTGCGGTCAACACGTCAGGCGGTCTCAAGGCAAGAGGAGACCCCATCGGTGCCACTGGTGTGGCTCAGGTGGTGGAAATCGTCGCGCAGCTCAGAGGCGAGGCTGGTAAAAGACAAGTGAATGGTGCGGAAATTGGGCTTGCACACAATGTTGGTGGCACCGGAGCAACCGTTGTCATTCACATTCTAGGGGTGGTGTGA